CAAGTTGAGGAAAAATTGAGGTGAATTAGTGCTTAGTTTATTTTATTTGTAAAACAATGAAGAGTATATCTTCTTCTAATAATTTTAATAGAAAGTGGAAATAGGGAAATTTTTAATCGAAGAGAGTGGGACAGAAATCGGTAATTCGTTAGAATTCGATTTCGTCGTCCCACCTCCGCACAGTTGAGTAGGGCTGTAAAAGCTGATGAAATCAGCGTAATAGAGCCCACTCAACCACTGCGTCTTGCTCGACAATCCAAAGACAATTGAGAGGCTAGGACTTTTGTCCCAGACTCTTTATGATAGCAAATGTTGGAGATTTCTTCTACTAAAACAAGTATTATGTGAAAATAATAAATATGCTTTGAGAATTTTCACAATATTTGGTATAATAATGCTTATGAAGAAACTTACTGTTAATAAACAGACAGAGGAAAAGTTGAGAAAAGGAATTTTAGTTCTAGATAAGAATGATTTTCCAACTCTTTCATTCACCGATCAATGTGTGGAATTGCATAGTCAGCAGGGGAAGTTCTTGGGAACGGCTTATCTCTCCTTACAAAATAAGGGACTTGGCTGGCTGATTTCCTATGCTAAGGTAGAGCTGAACTCCGCTTTCTTTCAGCATTTGTTTGAAAAAGCTAAAGACAAGCGTTTTTATTACAGTCATGCAGAGGATACGACAGCCTATCGCCTGTTTAACCAAGAAGGTGACGGTTTTGGCGGTTTTACGGTTGATATCTATGAGAAATATGCCGTTTTCTCTTGGTACAATTCCTTTGTTTTTTCAATCAAGGATCAGATAGTGGCTGCTTTCCAGCAGGTATTTCCTGAGGTCGCTGGAGCTTACGAGAAGATTCGCTTCAAGAGCTTGGACTATGAGTCTGCCCATCTCTACGGAGCAGAAGCGCCAGCCTATTTTACGGTTTTGGAGAATGGCGTGCGCTATCAAGTCTTCATGAATGATGGCCTGATGACTGGGATTTTTCTGGACCAGCACGAAGTGCGGGGGAGTCTGGTTGACGGCTTAGCTAGCGGAAAAAGTCTGCTCAATATGTTCTCCTACACAGCAGCATTTTCGGTGGCAGCTGCCATGGGCGGTGCCAGTCAAACAACTTCGGTGGATTTGGCCAAACGTAGCCGCGAGCTTTCCCAAGCGCATTTTGAAGCCAATGGTTTGGATTTAGAGCTGCATCGTTTCGTGGTCATGGATGTCTTTGATTACTTCAAATACGCCAAGCGTCACGAGTTAAAATATGATGTGATTGTCCTAGATCCGCCGAGCTTTGCTCGCAATAAAAAGCAGACCTTCTCTGTTGCGAAAGATTACCATCGTTTGGTGGCTCAGGCCTTGGAAATCTTGAGCCCAAAAGGAACATTGATTCTTTCGACCAACGCAGCTAATGTTTCTAAAAGTAAGTTTAAAAAAGAAATTGAAAAAGGATTTGCAGGAGTCCCTCACCGCTATCTAGCGGAATATGGTCTACCAGC
This genomic window from Streptococcus cristatus AS 1.3089 contains:
- a CDS encoding class I SAM-dependent rRNA methyltransferase, translated to MKKLTVNKQTEEKLRKGILVLDKNDFPTLSFTDQCVELHSQQGKFLGTAYLSLQNKGLGWLISYAKVELNSAFFQHLFEKAKDKRFYYSHAEDTTAYRLFNQEGDGFGGFTVDIYEKYAVFSWYNSFVFSIKDQIVAAFQQVFPEVAGAYEKIRFKSLDYESAHLYGAEAPAYFTVLENGVRYQVFMNDGLMTGIFLDQHEVRGSLVDGLASGKSLLNMFSYTAAFSVAAAMGGASQTTSVDLAKRSRELSQAHFEANGLDLELHRFVVMDVFDYFKYAKRHELKYDVIVLDPPSFARNKKQTFSVAKDYHRLVAQALEILSPKGTLILSTNAANVSKSKFKKEIEKGFAGVPHRYLAEYGLPADFVYNKKDENSNYLKVFTIKVNK